From a region of the Jatrophihabitans endophyticus genome:
- a CDS encoding DUF6318 family protein yields the protein MLGVNRREFAAFVAMALVVLSAAACTSDGGSDPTPSRTVTRTTPTAPATTTRPSSSATPSPTVPTTGPNVRPGEKPPTESALAKTHTPPGATEFALFWFQALDWGYATTDSTLAKQLYTVACADCARFVTVFDELRSKRQHLVGGRITPVSRHLVANDQRHPGTTVVDVKIDTEAVASVDGHGKTVERAPAKKALRYRLWLAWAKGRWAVTDYKQVRT from the coding sequence ATGCTCGGCGTGAATCGGAGGGAGTTTGCGGCATTTGTCGCGATGGCGCTGGTCGTGCTGTCCGCTGCCGCCTGCACCTCCGACGGCGGCAGCGACCCGACACCGAGCCGAACCGTCACGCGAACGACCCCGACCGCGCCGGCCACCACGACCCGCCCGAGCAGCAGCGCCACCCCCAGCCCGACCGTGCCCACCACCGGACCCAACGTGCGCCCGGGCGAGAAACCCCCCACCGAGTCCGCCCTCGCCAAGACCCACACCCCACCCGGCGCCACCGAGTTCGCGTTGTTCTGGTTCCAGGCGCTGGACTGGGGCTACGCCACCACGGATTCGACCCTGGCAAAGCAGCTGTACACCGTCGCCTGCGCCGACTGCGCCCGGTTCGTGACGGTCTTCGACGAGCTTCGATCCAAGCGGCAGCACCTCGTAGGGGGTCGCATCACCCCGGTAAGCCGGCACCTGGTCGCGAATGATCAGCGGCATCCCGGCACCACAGTGGTGGACGTCAAGATCGACACGGAGGCGGTGGCCTCGGTCGATGGACATGGCAAGACCGTCGAACGCGCGCCGGCCAAGAAGGCGCTCCGGTACCGATTGTGGTTGGCGTGGGCGAAGGGGCGATGGGCCGTTACCGACTACAAGCAGGTGAGGACGTGA